A section of the Lineus longissimus chromosome 1, tnLinLong1.2, whole genome shotgun sequence genome encodes:
- the LOC135493198 gene encoding cytochrome c oxidase assembly protein COX11, mitochondrial-like yields the protein MAYFQRGQSFLVTSFRTMNGLIGRSASSAVVRTLSTKCISSPLARRNNLILNSKSICKSCWSNFARCRDTQSALNPNLPCQVIVRNISSGRGDSRKSNRTAVLYICAIGIGMVGMAYAGVPLYRIFCQASGLGGQPVRGHDISKVSDMAKVEDRVIRVQFNADTASSMQWNFRPQQAEVRVAPGETALAFYTAKNPTDKPITGISTYNVVPFEAGQYFNKIQCFCFEEQRLNPHEQVDMPVFFYIDPEFAEDPKVEGVDRIILSYTFFEAKEGFEVPVPPYLQHWRQTA from the exons ATGGCCTATTTCCAAAGAGGACAGTCCTTCCTCGTCACATCCTTCAGAACAATGAATGGATTGATAGGACGGTCGGCGTCGAGTGCGGTAGTCCGAACTCTCAGCACGAAATGTATATCATCGCCTCTGGCAAGGAGAAACAATCTAATACTGAACAGCAAGTCAATTTGTAAGAGTTGCTGGAGCAACTTTGCAAGATGTAGGGACACTCAATCTGCACTCAACCCTAACCTACCGTGTCAAGTCATTGTCAGAAATATCTCATCAGGGAGGGGTGACTCAAGGAAAAGTAACAGAACAGCTGTACTGTACATCTGTGCTATTGGGATCGGCATGGTGGGAATGGCGTATGCTGGTGTGCCTCTCTATCGGATATTTTGTCAG GCATCTGGATTGGGAGGCCAACCAGTTCGAGGACACGATATTTCAAAAGTTAGTGATATGGCGAAAGTTGAAGACAGAGTGATACGAGTACAATTCAATGCTGACACGGCCTCAAGTATGCAATGGAACTTCCGACCACAGCAAGCAGAAGTGCGG GTTGCTCCAGGAGAGACTGCTCTTGCCTTCTATACCGCTAAAAACCCGACAGATAAACCAATAACGGGGATATCTACATACAATGTAGTGCCGTTCGAAGCCGGCcaatatttcaacaaaattcAG TGTTTCTGCTTCGAGGAACAGAGGTTAAATCCTCATGAACAG GTTGATATGCCCGTTTTCTTCTACATTGATCCAGAGTTTGCGGAGGATCCAAAAGTGGAAGGTGTCGATCGAATAATTCTTTCATACACATTTTTCGAAGCAAAGGAAGGTTTTGAGGTGCCGGTACCACCATATCTTCAACACTGGAGACAAACTGCTTGA